A genomic region of Fodinisporobacter ferrooxydans contains the following coding sequences:
- a CDS encoding glycine/betaine/sarcosine/D-proline family reductase selenoprotein B — MTIRIVHYLNQFFGQIGGEDKAGATPQLVAKAIGPGVVLDSLFGDKAAVIGTVICGDNYFAENTDDAARQVVDLIRSLNPDLVVAGPAFNAGRYGPACARVCRDVTKELRIPAITGLFEENPGLDLYRKEITAVRTGDSARDMKRSLENIVKIAWRMVSDGQEIPDTERTLLHTRGFRENRFCEASGAKRAVDMLLQKVAGLPFATELALPAFDTVKPALPIKSLQQSTIAIVTEGGLVLRGNPELLESSRATKHLKISIDAWDEMPVGDVESVHGGYDRTYINANPNRLVPLDVLADMKRTGAIGNIHPIVYSTTGNGTTLGNAKHFGQEIANDLKTYQVDAVILTSTUGTGTRCGATIAKEIERSGIPVAQICTLTTIAKTVRSNRIIPAISIPHPCGDPARNSEDERRLRHNLVWKALQALQTEVEGPTIFTE, encoded by the coding sequence ATGACCATTCGTATCGTGCATTATCTGAATCAGTTTTTTGGGCAGATTGGCGGTGAGGATAAAGCGGGAGCGACACCGCAATTGGTTGCAAAGGCGATCGGTCCTGGTGTGGTATTGGACTCGCTGTTTGGGGACAAGGCTGCCGTTATCGGCACAGTCATTTGCGGTGACAATTATTTTGCCGAGAACACTGACGATGCAGCAAGGCAGGTTGTAGATCTGATACGGTCGTTGAATCCTGATCTCGTTGTGGCCGGCCCGGCTTTTAATGCGGGTCGTTATGGTCCGGCTTGTGCACGGGTTTGCCGGGATGTGACAAAAGAACTGAGAATACCGGCGATCACAGGACTATTTGAAGAAAATCCGGGGTTGGATTTATATCGCAAAGAGATTACGGCTGTTCGTACAGGGGATTCTGCAAGAGATATGAAACGCAGCCTCGAAAATATTGTCAAAATTGCCTGGAGAATGGTATCGGACGGACAGGAAATACCGGATACGGAAAGAACTCTGCTTCATACCCGGGGGTTTCGGGAAAATCGATTTTGTGAAGCCAGCGGAGCAAAACGTGCAGTCGATATGCTTTTGCAAAAAGTAGCCGGGCTTCCTTTTGCCACAGAGCTTGCATTGCCTGCCTTCGATACAGTAAAACCAGCCTTGCCGATAAAGTCCCTACAACAGAGTACGATTGCAATTGTTACGGAAGGCGGGCTCGTGTTGCGTGGGAATCCTGAATTGCTGGAATCCTCACGCGCAACCAAACACCTGAAAATATCCATCGATGCATGGGACGAAATGCCCGTTGGAGATGTCGAATCCGTGCATGGCGGCTATGACAGGACATACATCAACGCAAATCCGAATCGACTTGTTCCATTAGATGTTCTTGCAGATATGAAACGCACCGGGGCGATCGGCAACATTCATCCCATTGTTTACTCAACAACCGGAAACGGCACAACGTTGGGCAACGCGAAACATTTCGGCCAAGAGATTGCAAACGATTTAAAAACGTATCAGGTGGATGCGGTTATATTGACATCAACCTGAGGCACCGGTACTCGTTGCGGTGCGACGATAGCGAAAGAAATTGAAAGAAGCGGAATCCCAGTTGCTCAGATATGTACATTAACGACAATTGCTAAAACTGTTCGATCCAATCGGATTATTCCGGCGATCTCCATTCCCCATCCGTGCGGTGATCCCGCTAGAAATTCAGAAGATGAACGCCGATTGCGCCACAATTTAGTTTGGAAGGCTTTGCAAGCTTTGCAAACCGAAGTGGAAGGTCCGACGATTTTTACTGAATAA
- a CDS encoding glycine/sarcosine/betaine reductase component B subunit — MKLQINKFYVNDIQFAGKTEFRAGILTINYHELSDIALSLGYESVSLEIARPGENCRIVHIMDIVQPRWKPNRPFAYSGACGSVPYAAGENVTHVLDGMAIIQTGVTEGIQEGIIDMSGTGAKYSIFSQTINLVINGTFSRELTREEYDRMQRDCLFHISNYLAAATQAAMPDQIEEYDWKLVDQTNTELPRIGYVYHVQAQGSLRDTFVYGASARNTLPFFMSPLEVLDGAIQSGNYVIACNKNPTYLHVLNPIVTELLERHGRELHFVGIVVTTEYSNLIDKTRSATLVANMLGSLGADGAIVTKEGGGHADTDLMLVSEACNQHGIKTTLIVNESAGSNGDMPPLIDFHESADGIVTMGNNDAVIHLDTVSRVLGGDSLQGMAANPHDCLSLPLAKIYASTNPLGVSPMTCIEN, encoded by the coding sequence TTGAAGCTGCAAATCAATAAATTTTATGTGAATGACATCCAGTTTGCCGGGAAAACGGAATTTCGCGCGGGCATTTTAACGATTAACTATCATGAGTTGTCGGATATAGCACTTTCTTTAGGGTATGAGTCTGTATCGTTGGAAATTGCCCGACCGGGGGAAAACTGTAGGATTGTGCACATCATGGATATCGTTCAACCACGTTGGAAGCCGAACCGTCCATTTGCTTATTCGGGTGCATGCGGTTCTGTGCCGTATGCGGCAGGTGAAAATGTTACACATGTGTTGGATGGTATGGCAATTATTCAAACTGGAGTCACGGAAGGAATACAAGAAGGAATCATCGACATGTCAGGAACCGGGGCAAAGTACTCCATTTTTTCGCAAACAATAAATTTGGTTATAAATGGTACATTTTCAAGAGAACTGACACGCGAAGAATATGACCGTATGCAAAGAGATTGCTTATTTCATATTTCGAACTATTTGGCTGCTGCAACACAGGCTGCAATGCCGGATCAAATAGAAGAATACGACTGGAAACTTGTTGATCAGACAAATACAGAACTGCCCCGGATCGGTTATGTATACCATGTACAGGCGCAAGGCAGCCTTAGGGACACGTTTGTATATGGAGCATCCGCCCGCAATACGTTACCTTTCTTTATGAGTCCGTTAGAAGTGTTGGATGGAGCGATTCAAAGCGGAAATTATGTGATTGCTTGCAACAAAAATCCTACGTATCTGCATGTACTGAACCCAATCGTCACAGAATTATTGGAAAGGCATGGCAGGGAATTGCATTTTGTCGGAATTGTTGTTACCACAGAATATAGCAATTTGATAGACAAAACCCGAAGCGCCACGCTAGTTGCAAACATGCTTGGCAGTCTTGGCGCTGATGGAGCAATCGTTACAAAAGAAGGCGGCGGGCATGCGGATACCGATTTGATGTTGGTGAGTGAAGCATGCAATCAACATGGCATCAAGACGACGCTGATTGTAAACGAAAGCGCGGGATCGAATGGCGATATGCCACCCTTGATCGATTTCCATGAAAGCGCTGACGGTATTGTCACAATGGGGAACAACGATGCAGTCATACATTTGGATACAGTTTCCAGGGTGCTTGGCGGGGATTCATTGCAAGGCATGGCGGCAAACCCGCACGACTGTTTATCCCTGCCATTAGCCAAAATCTACGCTTCCACGAATCCCCTTGGCGTATCGCCTATGACTTGTATAGAGAATTGA
- a CDS encoding LysR family transcriptional regulator, which translates to MELRQIQYFLETARCLNFTQAASNLFVSQSTLSEQINKLEQDLKCQLFERNGKKIRLTEEGEFMRSRCEQIVKYMADTIDGLQDIRNGLRGKIKIGALPTIALSWLPPFIVDFLKEFPGIQCSIKELGSSKIEESIKNYEIDLGITTLPSKETSFLTSVLYVEKLVLIIPEHHRFASLPKHSLDFKDFKDEPFIIYEKGFQLREIILNGFFKAGYQPNIVMEVERTESIKYLVESGYGVALVPETCITNRQPGYPNYFLLRSPLIRTVGLLTRQHDLEFLAINTLIARLLQFDYSVLTRSIEV; encoded by the coding sequence ATGGAACTCCGTCAAATCCAGTATTTTTTGGAAACGGCACGCTGTTTAAATTTTACACAAGCTGCGAGCAATCTTTTTGTCAGCCAATCTACACTCAGTGAGCAAATCAATAAGCTTGAACAAGACCTAAAATGCCAACTTTTCGAGAGAAATGGGAAAAAAATTCGACTGACTGAAGAAGGGGAATTCATGCGAAGTCGCTGTGAGCAAATTGTAAAGTACATGGCTGACACCATAGATGGTCTTCAGGATATACGTAACGGACTCAGAGGCAAGATCAAAATCGGAGCATTGCCTACGATAGCTTTGTCATGGCTCCCTCCGTTCATTGTGGATTTTTTAAAAGAATTTCCGGGAATTCAATGCTCGATAAAGGAATTGGGTTCCTCGAAAATAGAAGAATCTATTAAAAACTACGAGATTGATCTCGGCATAACCACTCTTCCTTCCAAGGAGACATCCTTTTTAACTTCCGTATTGTATGTTGAGAAATTAGTTCTTATAATCCCGGAACATCACCGATTCGCATCCTTACCCAAACATTCCCTGGACTTCAAAGATTTTAAAGATGAACCGTTTATTATTTACGAAAAAGGATTCCAATTGCGTGAGATCATATTAAACGGTTTCTTCAAGGCTGGATATCAACCAAACATCGTTATGGAAGTGGAGCGAACCGAATCGATAAAATATTTGGTTGAAAGCGGATATGGCGTTGCATTGGTACCGGAAACCTGTATAACTAATCGGCAACCTGGGTATCCCAACTACTTCCTTTTACGTTCTCCGCTGATCCGAACTGTCGGCCTTCTGACCAGACAACATGATTTGGAATTTTTGGCCATAAATACACTGATCGCACGATTGTTGCAATTCGATTACAGTGTACTCACTCGTTCTATAGAAGTATAG
- the trxB gene encoding thioredoxin-disulfide reductase — protein MEGETLYDVIIAGAGPAGMTAAVYTSRANMKTLMIEKTVPGGQMANTEAIENYPGYESILGPELSEKMFQHAKKFGSEYVRGSIKEIRDGYPYKTVVVDEIEYKAKAVVVATGAEHRKLGVPGESELSGCGVSYCAVCDGAFFEDAELAVVGGGDSAVEEAIFLTRFASKVTIIHRRDELRAQKIIQTRAFENKKIQFVWNHQVQAIQGDGMVSGVLIKNTITGAETVFPCQGIFIYVGMDPISDCVKHLGITDTSGYILTDDAMRTNVPGIFAAGDVRMKTLRQVVTATGDGSLAAQSAQQYVEELDERRKQESGSPSEKHAV, from the coding sequence TTGGAAGGGGAAACTTTATACGATGTCATTATTGCCGGTGCGGGTCCTGCAGGGATGACCGCAGCCGTTTATACATCTCGTGCGAACATGAAAACACTGATGATTGAGAAAACCGTTCCGGGCGGCCAAATGGCCAACACGGAAGCAATCGAAAATTATCCGGGATACGAATCCATTTTAGGACCGGAACTTTCTGAGAAAATGTTTCAGCACGCCAAAAAATTCGGTTCGGAATATGTCCGGGGATCTATCAAGGAAATCAGGGATGGATATCCGTATAAAACAGTGGTTGTCGATGAGATCGAATATAAGGCGAAAGCGGTTGTCGTGGCAACAGGTGCCGAACATCGGAAACTGGGGGTTCCCGGTGAATCCGAATTATCCGGATGTGGAGTCTCATACTGCGCCGTGTGTGACGGAGCGTTTTTTGAAGATGCAGAATTGGCCGTTGTGGGAGGCGGGGATTCGGCTGTCGAAGAGGCGATATTCCTGACGCGCTTTGCAAGCAAAGTCACGATCATACATCGCCGCGATGAGCTGCGGGCGCAAAAAATTATCCAAACGCGGGCCTTTGAGAATAAGAAAATCCAATTCGTCTGGAACCATCAAGTGCAGGCAATTCAAGGAGACGGAATGGTATCCGGCGTTTTAATAAAAAACACGATTACGGGAGCAGAAACGGTGTTTCCTTGCCAAGGCATATTTATCTACGTGGGGATGGATCCGATTTCCGATTGTGTAAAACATTTGGGGATTACCGATACAAGTGGATATATCCTGACAGATGATGCGATGCGGACAAATGTGCCGGGCATATTTGCCGCCGGAGATGTACGGATGAAAACGTTGCGGCAGGTAGTAACCGCAACAGGTGATGGGAGCCTGGCAGCCCAGTCAGCCCAGCAGTACGTGGAAGAGTTAGATGAAAGGCGCAAACAGGAATCCGGATCCCCATCAGAAAAACATGCGGTCTGA
- a CDS encoding SLC13 family permease — MANSGPMAPGIATIDNKQKQIKIGSILFAFVILFGFLSIPFQHGLKPAGHSLLAVLLFMVVLWVTEAVSYSASSIILIAATAVVVGFTPDGHGHIVGTTAALNMALSGFATGIWVLVACALIIATALGKTGLAQRIGLSVLYVLGTNTRRVYLGLSVMCYIFVLVVPAQAAVAVVMTAICMGIIAEYNIKNNQNFAKGMLLIVAQGSGIAGLGILTSGAPPLQADRFIGLATHHTISWIDWLVYGLPFSIAMFVVLYFLIVWMFPPEMDELEGGRQLLRSKLRDMGPMPAKEKRLLIIMVATIILWATSSIQPIDNSTVAVLAAAAILFPGIGVVSWDEIVKSVNWGTIMLFGAAISLGTYLLKTGAAAWVAKSTIGQLGFEHLPMWLVLILVAFAFGIFSLGFSARTAAVAALVPTVLGFAQNLHVANMNVWGFTLILYYAIQFTAVVPVNDPMAIIAFGSNTFTVKDMLKLSIPLVIISMLLIGLFAMTYWHWLGVI, encoded by the coding sequence ATGGCAAATTCGGGGCCAATGGCGCCAGGTATTGCAACAATCGACAACAAACAGAAACAAATCAAGATTGGCAGTATCCTGTTTGCATTTGTAATATTGTTTGGTTTTTTAAGCATTCCGTTTCAACATGGACTTAAGCCTGCAGGGCACAGTTTATTGGCCGTATTGTTGTTTATGGTTGTACTGTGGGTCACGGAGGCCGTCAGCTATTCTGCCAGTTCCATTATTTTAATTGCAGCGACCGCAGTCGTTGTGGGGTTTACTCCGGATGGCCATGGCCACATTGTCGGAACAACGGCTGCACTTAACATGGCCTTGTCCGGATTCGCCACAGGAATATGGGTTTTGGTCGCTTGTGCTCTGATTATTGCAACAGCATTAGGAAAAACCGGATTAGCCCAGCGAATTGGTCTAAGTGTTCTCTATGTGCTAGGCACGAATACAAGGCGGGTATATTTGGGGCTGTCGGTTATGTGCTATATATTTGTCCTGGTGGTGCCGGCACAGGCAGCAGTCGCTGTTGTCATGACGGCCATTTGTATGGGAATTATTGCGGAATACAATATAAAAAACAATCAAAATTTCGCGAAGGGCATGCTGTTAATCGTCGCACAGGGGTCCGGTATTGCCGGTCTTGGTATTCTTACCTCAGGTGCGCCTCCATTGCAAGCAGATCGATTTATTGGTCTGGCAACACATCATACGATTTCATGGATCGACTGGCTGGTGTATGGCTTGCCATTCAGCATTGCCATGTTTGTCGTGCTTTATTTCCTGATCGTCTGGATGTTTCCGCCGGAAATGGACGAGCTGGAGGGAGGCCGACAACTGCTTCGTTCCAAATTGCGGGACATGGGGCCGATGCCTGCCAAGGAAAAACGGCTGCTTATCATCATGGTTGCAACGATCATTCTCTGGGCAACAAGTTCCATTCAACCCATTGACAATTCGACAGTAGCTGTACTGGCTGCTGCAGCCATTCTGTTTCCCGGCATCGGAGTAGTATCTTGGGACGAAATCGTCAAATCGGTCAATTGGGGCACCATTATGCTGTTTGGTGCAGCGATTTCGCTAGGAACCTATTTGTTGAAGACAGGAGCGGCTGCCTGGGTTGCAAAAAGCACAATCGGACAGCTTGGCTTCGAACACTTGCCGATGTGGCTTGTTTTGATTCTTGTGGCGTTTGCTTTCGGAATATTCAGTTTGGGATTTTCGGCACGGACGGCGGCCGTAGCCGCGCTTGTGCCGACAGTGTTGGGATTTGCACAGAATCTGCATGTCGCAAATATGAATGTCTGGGGTTTTACATTGATACTGTATTACGCGATTCAATTTACAGCCGTTGTGCCGGTCAACGATCCTATGGCTATCATCGCATTCGGCTCCAATACCTTTACAGTGAAAGATATGCTCAAGTTATCGATTCCATTGGTGATTATATCCATGCTGCTAATCGGGTTGTTTGCAATGACATATTGGCATTGGCTCGGCGTAATTTGA
- the grdC gene encoding glycine/sarcosine/betaine reductase complex component C subunit beta, with amino-acid sequence MIKPVIKGASSVIVHTPSLVRYGSKPEREIKKDPLLLEKILGSLRGYEDALSYPPNQVFIGNLKPDVLRDMQNPWYQSPIKDASRFSAFGEIMPEDEFYGWLKIADEYNLVMLEESFLLEVKGKLANHPLINESDLQRLGKGASRDAIEEAVASGKGIPLHVNQTETIGCFLTGHEEDENLTPEILLENLCNKASGLIAMRHVLTSFEISPEQIDYVIGCDEEAVGDRYQRGGGNMAKSIAELAGCDNASGSDLKSFCCAPNHAIVVAASLVQSGLYDEVLVIGGGCLAKLGMKYAGHLKNHMPILEDQLGAVAILIGKDDGKSPVVRLDAVGKHNISAGSSAQNIYQTLVVNPLAHIGKKITDIDKYSVELHNPEVTEPNGNGNVPKTNYRTLASIAAIRGEMDKSNIPKFEVKYGMPGFSPTQGHIAASIPFLVHAREMIMDGEINTAMFIAKGSLFLGKMTKLSDGMSFLIEQNKGVQQQ; translated from the coding sequence ATGATAAAGCCTGTGATTAAAGGAGCTTCATCTGTAATTGTGCATACACCGAGTCTGGTTCGTTACGGATCAAAACCGGAAAGAGAAATCAAGAAGGATCCTCTTCTTCTCGAAAAAATACTGGGAAGTTTACGAGGATATGAGGATGCGCTGTCATATCCGCCTAATCAAGTGTTTATCGGCAATTTGAAGCCGGATGTCTTGCGCGACATGCAAAACCCCTGGTATCAATCGCCAATAAAAGATGCAAGCCGTTTCAGTGCATTTGGTGAAATTATGCCGGAAGACGAATTTTATGGATGGCTTAAGATAGCTGATGAATATAACCTTGTAATGCTCGAAGAGAGTTTTTTATTGGAAGTAAAAGGGAAGCTTGCAAACCATCCTTTAATTAATGAGAGTGATTTACAGCGTTTAGGAAAAGGCGCAAGCAGAGATGCGATTGAAGAAGCGGTTGCATCCGGCAAAGGAATCCCGTTGCATGTAAATCAAACGGAAACAATCGGATGTTTTTTAACAGGGCATGAAGAGGATGAGAATTTAACACCCGAAATTTTATTGGAAAATTTATGCAATAAGGCATCCGGTCTGATCGCCATGCGCCATGTGTTAACATCGTTTGAAATTTCACCTGAACAAATCGATTATGTGATAGGGTGTGACGAAGAGGCGGTTGGTGACCGGTACCAACGTGGCGGCGGCAATATGGCGAAATCGATCGCTGAACTGGCCGGTTGTGATAACGCAAGCGGTTCAGATTTGAAATCATTTTGCTGTGCCCCGAATCATGCCATAGTTGTGGCTGCCAGCCTTGTACAATCCGGGTTATATGACGAGGTGCTGGTAATTGGTGGAGGATGCCTGGCTAAACTTGGGATGAAATATGCCGGACATTTGAAAAATCATATGCCAATTCTGGAAGATCAACTTGGCGCCGTCGCAATTCTGATCGGTAAAGATGATGGAAAAAGCCCGGTGGTGAGGCTCGATGCAGTTGGAAAGCACAATATATCAGCCGGATCATCCGCACAGAACATTTATCAAACACTCGTTGTAAATCCGTTGGCGCATATCGGCAAAAAAATAACAGACATTGATAAATATTCGGTAGAATTGCACAATCCGGAAGTTACGGAACCCAATGGCAATGGAAACGTACCAAAAACCAACTATCGAACACTTGCGAGCATTGCCGCAATCCGGGGAGAAATGGACAAATCAAACATCCCTAAATTCGAAGTAAAATATGGAATGCCCGGATTTTCACCAACACAAGGGCATATTGCCGCATCCATTCCGTTTCTGGTTCATGCCAGGGAGATGATTATGGATGGTGAAATCAATACTGCCATGTTTATTGCGAAAGGAAGTTTGTTCCTTGGAAAAATGACAAAATTATCAGATGGCATGTCATTTTTAATTGAACAAA